A genomic window from Pantoea alhagi includes:
- the ddpX gene encoding D-alanyl-D-alanine dipeptidase, whose protein sequence is MTQEVELVDLADAFPQLEIDLKYASPDNITGYVIYQQARCLLHPDAAKALARSVEVARLAGLTLVVYDAWRPQLAQQHLWLACPDPQYVMAVSLGSHHSRGTAIDVTLRDEAGALLDMGTDFDEMNARSHLWSPDISAAAHRNRLILNAIMQAGGFVGISSEWWHFELPDSVRYPLLSDRFSCPALPSITTTRSL, encoded by the coding sequence ATGACGCAGGAAGTTGAACTGGTCGATCTGGCCGACGCTTTTCCACAGTTAGAGATCGACCTGAAATATGCCTCGCCGGACAATATCACCGGCTATGTCATCTATCAGCAGGCGCGTTGTTTACTGCATCCCGACGCGGCGAAAGCGCTGGCGCGCAGTGTGGAGGTGGCGCGGCTGGCCGGTTTGACGCTGGTGGTGTATGACGCCTGGCGTCCGCAGCTGGCGCAGCAGCATCTCTGGCTGGCCTGCCCGGACCCGCAATATGTTATGGCCGTTTCGCTGGGCTCTCATCACAGTCGCGGCACGGCCATTGACGTCACGTTACGCGATGAAGCAGGCGCTCTGCTGGATATGGGCACCGATTTTGATGAGATGAACGCGCGTTCACATCTCTGGAGCCCGGATATTTCCGCAGCGGCGCACCGTAACCGTCTGATACTGAATGCCATTATGCAGGCTGGCGGCTTTGTCGGTATTAGCAGCGAATGGTGGCACTTTGAACTGCCCGATTCAGTTCGCTATCCGCTGCTCAGCGATCGTTTTAGCTGTCCCGCGCTTCCCTCTATAACAACAACCCGTTCACTTTAA
- a CDS encoding MurR/RpiR family transcriptional regulator — translation MVKPTLIARIESTFAQQTPSGKRIAGWLLTHADQIPFETADSIARATGTSGITVGRYLRRLGYRNLDEVRQSLRDTPQITYKPWGVTDRLDAWQQQKRPPDRYRESLSLELDAITQVYQLAQSEAFDRVSQRLANAGAVFVLGIQSTRGIANAFFSHLEYLRPHVSYVEGLSGSWIETLNSECTSPYVVVTDTRAYSTIARHFCRVACERQVPLALVTDVWCPWARDYPLDLLQVKTDTGHFWDSLAPLSCLFNLLLSAVVEHLGDRLADRLAINRQLQQEFGQFER, via the coding sequence ATGGTTAAGCCAACGTTGATTGCCCGCATTGAGAGTACCTTTGCTCAGCAAACACCAAGCGGCAAGCGCATCGCCGGCTGGCTGCTGACCCATGCCGATCAAATCCCGTTTGAAACCGCCGACAGCATTGCCCGCGCCACTGGAACCAGCGGCATTACCGTGGGCCGTTATTTACGACGCCTGGGCTACCGTAACCTTGATGAAGTCCGACAAAGTCTGCGTGATACACCGCAAATAACCTATAAGCCGTGGGGGGTTACCGATCGTCTCGACGCCTGGCAGCAGCAGAAGCGTCCGCCCGATCGCTATCGCGAGTCACTGTCGCTGGAGCTGGATGCCATTACACAGGTTTATCAGCTGGCACAAAGCGAGGCGTTTGACCGTGTCAGTCAGCGGCTGGCCAATGCCGGGGCGGTGTTTGTGCTGGGCATTCAGTCCACTCGCGGCATCGCCAACGCCTTTTTTAGCCACCTGGAATATCTGCGTCCGCATGTCAGCTACGTCGAGGGGCTCTCGGGAAGCTGGATCGAGACGCTTAATTCTGAATGTACCTCGCCCTATGTGGTAGTGACCGATACCCGCGCCTATTCCACTATTGCTCGCCACTTTTGCCGCGTAGCCTGCGAGCGTCAGGTACCGCTGGCGCTGGTTACCGATGTCTGGTGCCCGTGGGCGCGTGATTATCCACTGGATTTACTCCAGGTGAAAACCGATACCGGCCACTTTTGGGATTCGCTGGCACCGCTGAGCTGCCTGTTTAACCTGCTGCTTTCCGCTGTGGTTGAACATCTTGGCGACCGTCTGGCTGACAGGCTGGCGATCAACCGTCAGCTACAGCAAGAGTTTGGACAATTTGAACGTTGA
- a CDS encoding prepilin-type N-terminal cleavage/methylation domain-containing protein, producing MAWQTSQRSATSCKAIKKAGSKPAIHQYVTGRDASARHNSAMKKTRTNGFTLVELLLVLTIAALLSLASLQGWQSWQQRQRMQETARQLQRFLHGVRAWANWHNREQPLWLLTGERWCLGSGAVPAAGCDSGRRLQLLAPHPQVHIIAIEGAPGFYGKRNVAKAGHIIFGEGSLRWRMIISSRGRIRLCQVAPCL from the coding sequence GTGGCATGGCAGACGTCACAGCGCAGCGCAACGAGCTGTAAAGCGATTAAAAAAGCGGGAAGCAAGCCCGCAATCCATCAATATGTCACTGGTCGCGACGCTTCAGCCCGGCACAATAGCGCCATGAAAAAAACGCGTACCAATGGATTTACCCTGGTGGAACTGCTGCTGGTGCTGACGATAGCTGCGTTGCTGAGTCTCGCTTCGTTGCAGGGATGGCAAAGCTGGCAGCAGCGTCAGCGCATGCAGGAAACCGCCCGGCAGCTGCAGCGCTTTTTACACGGCGTGCGCGCCTGGGCCAACTGGCATAACCGGGAACAGCCGTTATGGCTGTTGACGGGCGAAAGGTGGTGTCTTGGCAGCGGGGCCGTGCCTGCGGCGGGCTGTGATAGCGGCAGACGTTTACAACTGCTGGCGCCGCATCCGCAGGTTCATATTATCGCCATTGAAGGTGCACCGGGGTTTTACGGTAAACGCAACGTGGCAAAAGCAGGACACATAATTTTTGGTGAAGGCTCGCTGCGCTGGCGCATGATTATCTCCTCACGTGGCCGCATTCGGCTTTGCCAGGTCGCGCCATGTCTGTGA
- a CDS encoding prepilin peptidase-dependent protein, with amino-acid sequence MKQAGFGLMEMMIAMALSGILMLGALRLLPHLQRQNLQLQSQMRLQEELQQIMSVLEKAIRRAGYCHGFCQGTPLIIQQRCLLIRWDENSNGRWEGPEHEESEWYGYRLRNQRLEIQRGVRSCNGSGWESLSDPATLTIGELAFTRVGLQVKVTLDGESSNFSMPALRLQSVVSTHNLP; translated from the coding sequence GTGAAACAGGCAGGTTTTGGTCTGATGGAAATGATGATCGCAATGGCGCTGAGCGGCATTTTAATGCTGGGGGCGCTGCGTCTGCTGCCGCACCTGCAGCGGCAGAATTTGCAGCTGCAAAGCCAGATGCGTTTACAGGAAGAGCTGCAGCAAATAATGAGCGTGCTGGAAAAAGCGATTCGGCGAGCGGGTTACTGTCACGGTTTCTGCCAGGGAACGCCGCTTATCATTCAACAGCGCTGTCTGTTAATCAGGTGGGATGAAAACAGCAACGGTCGCTGGGAAGGGCCGGAGCATGAGGAGAGCGAATGGTACGGATACCGGCTCCGCAATCAACGGCTGGAAATACAGCGCGGCGTGCGCAGCTGCAACGGAAGCGGTTGGGAGAGCCTGTCCGATCCGGCCACGCTAACCATTGGCGAACTGGCTTTCACCCGCGTCGGGCTGCAGGTGAAGGTGACGCTCGACGGCGAATCATCAAACTTTTCCATGCCAGCACTCAGGCTGCAAAGCGTCGTCAGCACCCACAACTTGCCTTAA
- a CDS encoding DUF2509 family protein: MAIAMVLLMLLLGSGLLHATRQQLDGALSLVTDERQFLREHHQALSALAWGARLSWPTQQGWHCRQQPTYGWRACILLRHNGEALLRGAGESSTGEALALWQWLTPAAEGRWQPLAHGWLDFCPLPLSESCLPDAG, from the coding sequence ATGGCAATAGCGATGGTGCTGCTGATGCTACTGCTCGGCTCTGGTCTGCTGCATGCCACGCGGCAACAGCTGGACGGTGCGCTGTCGCTGGTTACGGATGAACGTCAGTTCCTGCGGGAGCATCACCAGGCGCTTTCGGCGCTGGCCTGGGGGGCAAGGCTGAGCTGGCCAACTCAACAGGGCTGGCACTGCCGACAACAGCCGACGTATGGCTGGCGCGCCTGCATACTGCTCAGGCATAACGGTGAAGCACTGCTGCGCGGTGCCGGAGAGTCATCAACAGGGGAGGCGCTGGCGCTATGGCAGTGGCTGACGCCAGCAGCAGAGGGGCGCTGGCAACCGCTGGCACATGGCTGGCTCGATTTTTGCCCGCTTCCTCTGTCAGAGAGCTGCCTGCCTGATGCCGGATGA
- a CDS encoding prepilin-type N-terminal cleavage/methylation domain-containing protein — protein MPDERGFSIVEMLLALLLFAISLTALLHYQQMLAAGFYQQWQQREAWRVAALRLQGQESEGWQTSLHKLPAVEGCLLWRATAFRSGLSPVTLDQLRCDNSVPHR, from the coding sequence ATGCCGGATGAAAGAGGTTTTAGCATAGTGGAAATGCTGCTGGCGCTGCTGCTGTTTGCCATCAGTTTAACGGCGCTGCTGCACTATCAGCAGATGCTGGCGGCTGGCTTTTATCAACAGTGGCAACAGCGCGAGGCGTGGCGCGTGGCGGCTCTGCGTCTGCAGGGGCAGGAGAGCGAAGGCTGGCAAACCTCGCTACACAAACTGCCTGCTGTGGAGGGCTGCCTGTTATGGCGGGCCACCGCTTTCCGGTCCGGCCTCTCTCCTGTTACGCTGGACCAGCTGCGCTGCGATAATAGCGTTCCGCACCGTTGA